The Delphinus delphis chromosome 10, mDelDel1.2, whole genome shotgun sequence genome includes a region encoding these proteins:
- the LRTM1 gene encoding leucine-rich repeat and transmembrane domain-containing protein 1 has protein sequence MAIVEWCQVSMTMLGLIVETLQETCFFLSVVGELLLLSSMIFLLPVVCGCPERCHCHSPSNFVDCSRQGLAEVPSDLPPQTLTLHLQDNQIRQLPASAFKSVPQLTALNLHNNSLSNLTSGVFHGLQHLRVLNLTQNSLHSLESRLFHSLPQLRELDLSSNNISHLPTSLGEPWENLTVFAIQQNQLQQLDRALLESMPRVRHLFLKDNLWKCNCHLLSLKLWLETFIYKGGITDSIICASPDTWKGKDLLKIPHELYQPCPFPSPDLESSQVQQLGAAHRAVPRPPESHSPGERDHWECEIKPKPRPANLRHAVATIIITGVVCGIVCLMMLAAVIYGCTYAAITAQYHVGRLAQINEPAKTEGKELFDSSMA, from the exons TTTCTTTCTGTCTGTTGTAGGCGAACTGCTCCTGCTCTCAAGTATGATTTTCCTGCTCCCGGTGGTGTGTGGCTGCCCAGAGAGGTGCCACTGTCACTCACCTTCAAATTTTGTAGACTGCAGCCGGCAGGGTCTGGCTGAAGTCCCTTCCGATCTGCCTCCTCAGACTCTAACCCTGCACTTACAAGATAACCAGATACGTCAGCTTCCGGCTTCTGCATTTAAGTCAGTGCCACAGCTCACAGCCTTGAACTTGCACAACAATTCTCTTTCAAATCTGACCTCCGGAGTTTTCCATGGACTTCAGCACTTGCGGGTCTTAAACCTAACCCAGAACTCCCTGCATTCCCTGGAAAGCAGACTTTTCCATTCCCTCCCACAGCTGAGGGAACTTGATTTATCATCAAACAACATAAGCCACCTTCCCACATCCCTGGGTGAGCCTTGGGAGAACCTAACTGTATTTGCGATCCAACAAAACCAGCTTCAGCAGCTCGATCGAGCCCTCCTAGAATCCATGCCCAGAGTGAGGCATTTATTTCTCAAGGACAACCTCTGGAAATGCAATTGCCACTTGCTCAGTCTTAAACTCTGGCTGGAGACGTTTATCTATAAAG GGGGAATAACAGACAGCATCATCTGTGCCTCACCGGACACCTGGAAGGGAAAGGACCTCCTTAAAATCCCTCACGAGCTGTACCAGCCCTGCCCTTTTCCTTCTCCAGACCTGGAGTCCTCACAGGTGCAGCAGCTAGGTGCTGCCCACCGGGCTGTACCCAGGCCCCCTGAGAGCCACAGCCCAGGGGAGCGAGACCACTGGGAGTGTGAGATCAAACCCAAGCCGAGGCCAGCCAATCTGCGCCACGCcgtggccaccatcatcatcacggGGGTGGTGTGTGGGATCGTGTGTCTCATGATGTTGGCGGCTGTCATTTATGGCTGCACCTATGCAGCTATTACCGCCCAGTACCATGTGGGACGCTTGGCTCAGATCAATGAGCCTGcgaagacagaaggaaaagagctgTTTGACAGCTCAATGGCCTGA